One stretch of Bordetella avium DNA includes these proteins:
- a CDS encoding cysteine hydrolase, translated as MKAIYLVLDMQNDLVHVDGPNGKSPMGEQVRARQIIANTATALAKARAAGVAVGWVRVGFSPEYQECPKDSPVFGGAPKAGMFKLGGFGTEIHPDLEQRPGDVQVVKHRVSPFYSTTLEAQLRAGGYTRIYCSGVSTQAVVQATVRDAHDRDYEVIVIEDACCAYSEEEHRNSIGSITRFCKQVTTAANLDFTA; from the coding sequence ATGAAGGCAATCTATCTCGTTCTCGACATGCAAAACGACCTGGTCCACGTGGACGGCCCTAACGGCAAGTCCCCCATGGGCGAACAGGTTCGCGCACGCCAGATCATCGCCAACACCGCTACCGCGCTGGCCAAGGCCCGTGCCGCTGGCGTGGCCGTGGGGTGGGTGCGCGTGGGCTTCTCTCCTGAATACCAGGAATGCCCCAAGGACTCCCCGGTTTTTGGCGGCGCGCCCAAGGCGGGCATGTTCAAGCTGGGCGGCTTTGGCACCGAAATCCATCCCGACCTGGAACAGCGTCCTGGTGACGTGCAGGTCGTGAAGCATCGCGTCAGCCCTTTTTATTCCACTACGCTGGAAGCTCAGCTTCGCGCGGGTGGCTACACCCGCATTTACTGCTCTGGCGTGTCGACACAAGCCGTTGTGCAAGCCACGGTGCGCGATGCCCACGACCGCGACTACGAAGTGATCGTGATCGAAGATGCCTGCTGTGCGTATAGCGAGGAAGAGCATCGCAACTCCATCGGCAGCATCACCCGCTTTTGCAAGCAGGTGACCACTGCCGCCAACCTGGACTTCACCGCCTGA
- a CDS encoding aspartate/glutamate racemase family protein: MGIRIWHQSFTVLQDLGAYDAALKAHFKRVARPDTEIVMHGMQPGTYRSNYPGEDIRHAGFQYLHSLQFLAAGVQAEEEGFDAYAISTLPDPGLREIRSLLTIPTVGYGESAMLTSCLLGAKFSVLLFINEMSDLLVDNARKYGLSERLVGVSDVGFRFTEVLAGFADPAPLIERFRAAARAQIAAGAQVIIPGEAPLCVLLASQGVSNVDGVPVLDSLSCWIKQAELLVDLKRHSGIERCQRGYYNAPPERERLREMLDFYQLKRFTAQ; this comes from the coding sequence ATGGGAATTCGTATCTGGCACCAAAGCTTTACGGTATTGCAGGACCTAGGCGCCTATGACGCCGCCCTCAAGGCGCATTTCAAGCGCGTGGCGCGTCCTGACACCGAGATTGTCATGCACGGGATGCAGCCCGGCACCTACCGCAGCAACTACCCCGGCGAAGACATCCGCCACGCGGGCTTTCAATACCTGCACTCGCTGCAGTTTCTGGCGGCTGGGGTACAGGCCGAGGAGGAGGGTTTCGATGCCTACGCCATCAGCACGCTGCCTGATCCGGGCTTGCGCGAAATCCGCTCCCTGCTGACGATCCCGACAGTAGGTTACGGCGAGTCCGCCATGCTGACATCCTGCCTGCTGGGAGCCAAATTCTCCGTCCTGCTGTTCATCAACGAGATGAGCGATCTGCTGGTGGACAATGCCCGCAAATACGGTTTGAGCGAGCGCCTGGTGGGCGTCTCGGATGTGGGTTTTCGCTTCACCGAGGTGCTGGCCGGCTTTGCTGACCCGGCGCCGCTGATTGAGCGTTTCCGCGCAGCCGCGCGCGCGCAAATTGCAGCGGGCGCCCAAGTCATCATTCCGGGTGAGGCACCGCTGTGCGTGCTACTGGCGTCACAGGGCGTCTCCAACGTGGACGGCGTGCCGGTGCTGGACTCACTGTCTTGCTGGATCAAGCAGGCGGAATTGCTGGTTGATCTGAAGCGCCATAGCGGCATCGAACGCTGCCAGCGCGGCTATTACAACGCGCCGCCCGAGCGCGAGCGCCTGCGCGAAATGTTGGATTTCTATCAACTCAAACGATTTACTGCCCAATGA
- a CDS encoding FAD-dependent oxidoreductase has protein sequence MSASIPSLSTQLLVIGGGLAGFAAALEAAQAGTEVILLEKMPETGGSSAMSGGCLAFAGTDLQAAEGIEDSAELLKRDLIEVGQHENDPELVQTYVDLQLQTYEWLKQQGVAFSPVIEASSGQSVPRVHTVDPADTVRLLQARCLETGRVQVFTRTRALRLVRSSETAPVQAVLASGPDGEFTIRASLGVLLASGGFGKNAELVHRFVPHYDNAVFVCGEGNVGDGLAMARKLGADVRDMIYIKGTYGKHPVDTTNHHSCLAVYKGAIAVNEEGKRFVDESISYKLLGDAVMAQPYHTSFQIFDQPIFESGDDRVRILDFQRRMEEGLIIQADTLQGLAQQIEVPYETLKATVDNYNRYCDEKHDPEFGRKKLVHNHGELRRIETGPFYAYPSTASVFGTYCGLRVNAAMQVVDVFGDRIPGLYAAGEIMGGFHGGAYMTGSALGKACVFGRVAAQTALRSGQQI, from the coding sequence ATGAGTGCTTCCATCCCATCCTTGAGCACCCAACTGCTGGTCATCGGCGGCGGTCTGGCAGGCTTTGCCGCGGCCTTGGAAGCGGCACAGGCCGGCACAGAGGTCATCCTGCTGGAAAAAATGCCGGAAACCGGCGGTTCTTCGGCGATGAGCGGGGGCTGCCTCGCCTTCGCCGGCACTGACCTGCAGGCCGCTGAAGGCATCGAAGACAGCGCAGAACTGCTCAAGCGCGATCTGATCGAGGTCGGTCAGCACGAAAACGATCCGGAACTGGTGCAGACCTATGTAGACCTCCAGCTACAGACCTACGAATGGCTTAAGCAGCAGGGCGTCGCATTCAGCCCTGTCATCGAAGCCTCCTCTGGCCAGTCGGTGCCGCGCGTACACACGGTAGATCCTGCCGACACCGTGCGCCTCTTGCAGGCTCGATGCCTGGAAACAGGCAGAGTGCAGGTCTTCACCCGTACCCGTGCACTGCGCTTAGTGCGCAGCAGCGAAACCGCTCCCGTGCAAGCGGTCCTGGCCAGCGGTCCCGATGGTGAGTTCACTATCCGGGCCAGCCTGGGCGTGCTTCTGGCCAGCGGCGGTTTTGGCAAGAACGCCGAACTCGTGCATCGGTTCGTTCCCCACTATGACAACGCGGTGTTCGTCTGCGGCGAAGGCAATGTCGGGGATGGGCTGGCTATGGCGCGTAAACTCGGCGCCGATGTGCGCGACATGATTTACATCAAAGGAACCTACGGCAAACACCCGGTGGATACGACCAATCACCATAGCTGCCTGGCCGTGTACAAGGGTGCGATTGCGGTGAACGAAGAGGGCAAGCGCTTCGTCGACGAGTCCATCTCGTACAAGCTGTTGGGCGATGCGGTGATGGCCCAGCCCTATCACACGTCTTTCCAGATCTTCGATCAGCCCATTTTTGAATCGGGCGACGACCGTGTGCGTATTCTTGACTTCCAGCGCCGCATGGAAGAAGGCCTGATCATCCAGGCCGACACCTTGCAGGGGCTGGCTCAGCAGATCGAAGTGCCCTATGAAACGCTCAAAGCGACCGTGGACAACTACAACCGCTATTGCGACGAAAAACATGATCCCGAGTTCGGCCGCAAAAAGCTGGTTCACAACCATGGTGAGCTGCGCCGCATCGAAACCGGCCCCTTCTATGCCTATCCTTCTACGGCCTCCGTGTTCGGTACCTACTGCGGTCTGCGCGTGAATGCTGCGATGCAGGTGGTGGACGTGTTCGGTGACCGGATTCCCGGTCTGTATGCCGCCGGTGAAATCATGGGCGGCTTCCATGGCGGCGCCTATATGACGGGCTCAGCCTTGGGCAAGGCCTGCGTATTCGGCCGCGTAGCCGCGCAGACTGCCCTAAGGTCGGGTCAGCAAATCTGA
- a CDS encoding LysR family transcriptional regulator, whose translation MDKLWAMTVFVRVAECSSFSRAAESLDLANATVTACVRNLELSLGVTLIHRDTRRLHLTEQGEKYLERAREILRAVDDAEIEVRSQLGELRGPLVVETPISFGHAFLCPALHGFALRHPGISTMVTLTNQPHNLIEKAIDVAIRMDRVEDAGLIARPIYEARYVVCATPEVAASLPEHPADLNPQDCLGVLAEERRTSNPWLLTREEETVAVQPRGTLHFNSNDAVVNAALHGAGVIHVLDIFVLRAIEQGTLVPVYTNWITQCRTFYSVTTRARNDSAKVRAFTDVLSEVIDSERKPNTFRAVEVRPLGKR comes from the coding sequence ATGGACAAACTGTGGGCGATGACCGTGTTTGTTCGCGTGGCGGAATGCTCTAGCTTTTCCCGTGCGGCCGAGTCGCTGGATCTGGCCAATGCCACCGTGACGGCATGTGTGCGCAATCTGGAGCTGAGCCTGGGCGTAACGCTCATTCATCGCGATACCCGCCGCCTGCACCTGACAGAGCAGGGCGAAAAATATCTGGAAAGGGCGCGCGAGATTCTACGCGCCGTGGATGACGCGGAAATCGAGGTGCGCAGCCAGCTCGGGGAGCTGCGCGGGCCCTTGGTGGTTGAAACACCGATCTCTTTTGGCCACGCGTTTCTGTGCCCGGCGCTGCACGGCTTCGCACTGCGTCATCCTGGTATCTCGACCATGGTCACGCTGACCAACCAGCCGCACAACCTGATTGAAAAAGCCATTGATGTGGCCATCCGCATGGACCGTGTGGAGGATGCAGGCCTGATTGCCCGCCCGATCTACGAGGCGCGCTACGTCGTCTGTGCCACGCCCGAAGTGGCGGCAAGCCTGCCCGAACATCCTGCGGACCTCAACCCGCAGGATTGCCTGGGGGTGCTGGCAGAAGAGCGCCGCACCTCGAATCCCTGGCTGCTGACACGGGAAGAAGAAACCGTGGCGGTGCAGCCCCGCGGCACGCTGCATTTCAACAGCAACGACGCCGTCGTGAATGCGGCCCTCCACGGCGCCGGAGTGATCCACGTTCTGGACATCTTTGTGTTGCGCGCCATCGAACAGGGCACACTGGTGCCCGTCTATACAAACTGGATCACCCAGTGCCGGACCTTTTACTCAGTCACCACGCGCGCCCGCAATGACTCCGCCAAGGTCAGGGCCTTTACCGACGTCCTGAGCGAAGTGATTGATTCGGAACGCAAGCCCAATACCTTCCGGGCAGTAGAAGTCCGTCCTTTAGGCAAGCGTTGA
- a CDS encoding Bug family tripartite tricarboxylate transporter substrate binding protein — protein sequence MAPAAPAFAQDAFPSKPIRLIVGYPPGGSNDIVARIVAVPLSQILGQQVIVENKPGASGVIASTHVSKADPDGYNLLLSSASALVIAPHLMPKKPFDVTKDLMSIGTLGWTPETIVTGPSLNVKDFREFMELAKTREITISSSGNGGLPHLTIELLKQAAGGSKIMHVPYKGAGPAVSDTLAGHVDAVTMDLPAVISFVREGKLKAMAVTSDKRIDFLPEVPTAREQGLPSFSSVNWFGVFAPGGTPDAVVAKIHAAMNQLVQDPKIKEQLTRVAVVPQSSATSKEFADFVAQENLRWADVAKKSGATMD from the coding sequence ATGGCTCCTGCCGCACCGGCGTTCGCCCAGGATGCCTTTCCCAGCAAGCCTATTCGCCTGATTGTCGGCTATCCGCCAGGAGGCTCCAATGACATCGTGGCACGCATTGTCGCGGTACCGCTGAGTCAGATCCTGGGACAGCAGGTGATTGTGGAAAACAAGCCCGGCGCTAGCGGGGTGATCGCTTCCACCCATGTCTCCAAGGCGGACCCCGATGGCTATAACCTGTTGCTGTCCAGTGCGAGCGCGCTGGTGATCGCACCGCACTTGATGCCCAAAAAGCCTTTCGACGTGACCAAGGACCTGATGTCCATTGGCACCCTGGGCTGGACACCGGAAACTATCGTGACGGGCCCCAGCCTGAACGTGAAGGACTTCCGCGAGTTCATGGAGCTTGCCAAAACACGTGAAATCACGATCTCTTCGTCAGGCAATGGCGGCCTGCCCCATCTGACCATCGAACTGCTCAAGCAGGCTGCGGGCGGCAGCAAAATCATGCACGTGCCTTACAAGGGGGCTGGCCCGGCAGTGTCCGATACGCTGGCAGGCCACGTGGATGCCGTGACCATGGACCTGCCCGCCGTGATCAGCTTCGTGCGCGAAGGAAAGCTCAAAGCCATGGCGGTGACCAGCGACAAGCGCATCGACTTTCTGCCTGAGGTGCCAACAGCCCGCGAGCAGGGGCTGCCTTCGTTTTCCTCAGTGAACTGGTTCGGCGTCTTTGCGCCCGGCGGCACCCCGGATGCCGTGGTCGCCAAGATCCATGCCGCTATGAACCAACTAGTGCAAGACCCTAAAATCAAGGAGCAGTTGACCCGGGTGGCCGTGGTGCCCCAAAGCAGCGCCACCTCCAAAGAATTCGCAGACTTCGTGGCCCAGGAAAACCTGCGCTGGGCGGACGTGGCCAAGAAATCCGGAGCGACGATGGACTGA
- a CDS encoding gluconate 2-dehydrogenase subunit 3 family protein: MKEKQATNPQRRGFLKIIPAAAAVTAVGVSTTAQALPGAPGSVDALSDLPREVSDYLPVFFNDGEYAFIKSAVDLLIPEDELGPGAIATGVPVFIDRQMETPYGHGQLWYMKGPFHPEIMKSTPTLGYQLNMTPRDIYRSGIAALNKWCSKKHGKSFAELDPGKRSEVLTLLSDEKLEFGDEDVPAGVFFSQLWENTKEGFFADPMYGGNRDMAGWKMVGFPGARASYLDWADKYNVEYLIKPVSIIPKKI, encoded by the coding sequence ATGAAAGAGAAGCAAGCCACAAACCCTCAGCGGAGGGGTTTTCTGAAAATTATACCGGCGGCGGCGGCAGTGACCGCCGTTGGCGTTTCGACAACGGCCCAGGCGCTGCCCGGCGCACCCGGGTCCGTCGATGCCTTATCTGATCTTCCCCGTGAGGTCAGCGACTATCTCCCGGTTTTTTTTAATGATGGTGAATATGCCTTCATAAAAAGCGCGGTGGACCTGCTCATTCCTGAGGATGAGCTGGGGCCAGGGGCAATCGCTACGGGCGTGCCAGTGTTCATCGATCGTCAAATGGAGACGCCTTACGGTCATGGCCAGCTTTGGTACATGAAAGGGCCCTTCCACCCCGAGATTATGAAGAGCACGCCGACGCTCGGTTACCAGCTCAATATGACCCCCCGCGACATATACCGTTCCGGTATTGCCGCCTTGAACAAGTGGTGCAGCAAGAAACACGGCAAATCTTTCGCCGAGCTGGACCCTGGCAAGCGCAGTGAGGTGCTTACCCTGTTAAGCGATGAAAAGCTTGAGTTCGGCGACGAAGATGTTCCGGCCGGCGTTTTTTTCTCGCAGCTTTGGGAAAACACGAAAGAGGGCTTCTTCGCTGACCCCATGTATGGCGGAAATCGGGATATGGCGGGTTGGAAAATGGTGGGATTCCCTGGAGCGAGAGCGAGTTATCTGGATTGGGCGGACAAGTACAACGTCGAGTACCTGATCAAGCCTGTCTCCATTATTCCCAAGAAAATCTAA
- a CDS encoding GMC family oxidoreductase encodes MAIQKERVNVVLVGFGWTGAIFGEQLTAAGQTVVALERGHMQQTSTDAKFPQVIDELNYGVRGKLFQPLAKDSLTIRHDVGHTAVPYRQYGSFLLGNSVGGAGLHWNGMFYRYLPNQLRLKSFYEEKYGKGIVPKGMYLQDYPVSYEELEPYFAKFEEVCGVSGQAGNLKGAKLKGGNPFEGWRSTEFPNRPLINSYASELFRKGCEEMGYSPYPAPAANASAPYTNQYGVRLGPCNYCGFCEKFACYNYSKASPQTTILPVLLQRQNFELRTNANVVKINTDSDKKIATGVTYVDGQGREVFQPADIVILNAFAIHNVRLLLLSKIGQPYDPVSETGTLGRSYAYQRDVSIKVVMPAGTKLNTFIGTGAGGVAMDNYNETTFDHSGLGFLGGASIRTSIHGGRPIQQTPTEAGSAKWGSGWKKATQEGYQRIFSIGISGSVMSYRNAYLDLDPTYTDNLGLPLLRMTFNWQANENKVANYLMNKMAFVGRALGGKVEFEDFALDAPYDTRKYQSTHNTGGAIMGDDPKTSVVNKYLQHWDVHNLFVSGASAFPQNVGYNPTALVGALAYFSASYIVEKYLPKPGMMV; translated from the coding sequence ATGGCCATTCAGAAAGAGAGGGTCAATGTCGTGCTGGTCGGTTTCGGCTGGACGGGCGCGATTTTTGGCGAGCAGCTGACTGCTGCGGGGCAGACGGTCGTCGCATTGGAGCGAGGCCATATGCAGCAGACCTCGACAGACGCCAAGTTTCCTCAGGTGATAGATGAGCTCAACTATGGGGTGCGGGGCAAGCTGTTCCAGCCGCTGGCCAAAGACAGCCTGACGATACGGCATGACGTAGGCCATACCGCAGTGCCTTACCGGCAGTACGGCTCGTTTTTGCTCGGCAACAGCGTAGGGGGCGCCGGACTGCATTGGAACGGCATGTTCTATCGCTATCTGCCCAATCAGCTCCGGCTGAAGAGTTTTTACGAAGAAAAGTATGGCAAAGGTATTGTCCCTAAAGGGATGTATCTACAGGACTACCCGGTAAGCTACGAAGAGCTTGAGCCCTATTTCGCCAAATTCGAAGAGGTCTGCGGTGTTTCCGGCCAGGCTGGCAACCTGAAAGGCGCCAAACTCAAGGGCGGCAATCCCTTTGAGGGCTGGCGCTCCACCGAGTTTCCGAACAGGCCCCTGATAAATAGCTATGCCTCCGAGCTATTCCGCAAGGGCTGTGAGGAAATGGGCTATTCGCCCTACCCGGCCCCTGCCGCCAATGCCTCGGCTCCCTATACCAACCAGTATGGGGTCCGTCTCGGTCCCTGTAATTACTGCGGATTCTGCGAAAAATTCGCCTGTTATAACTATTCCAAAGCTTCGCCTCAGACCACCATTCTTCCGGTGCTGCTGCAAAGGCAGAATTTCGAGCTGAGAACCAATGCGAATGTGGTGAAGATCAATACCGATAGCGACAAGAAGATCGCTACCGGCGTCACCTATGTGGATGGCCAGGGAAGAGAGGTGTTTCAGCCGGCCGATATCGTCATCCTGAACGCGTTCGCCATCCATAACGTTCGCCTGCTGCTTTTGTCTAAGATCGGCCAGCCGTACGACCCCGTTTCGGAGACCGGCACCCTGGGGCGCAGCTACGCCTATCAGCGCGACGTGAGCATCAAGGTGGTCATGCCCGCCGGGACCAAGCTCAACACCTTCATCGGCACCGGGGCCGGTGGCGTGGCGATGGATAACTACAATGAAACGACCTTTGACCATTCCGGTCTGGGTTTTCTGGGCGGGGCGAGCATCCGCACCAGCATTCATGGTGGACGACCTATCCAGCAGACGCCGACGGAAGCAGGTTCGGCGAAATGGGGCAGCGGCTGGAAAAAGGCCACCCAAGAGGGCTATCAGAGAATCTTCTCGATCGGGATTTCTGGGTCCGTGATGTCCTATCGGAATGCCTATCTCGATCTGGACCCGACCTATACCGATAATCTTGGCCTGCCCTTGCTGCGCATGACCTTCAACTGGCAGGCCAATGAGAACAAGGTCGCCAACTACCTGATGAACAAGATGGCGTTTGTCGGGCGCGCTCTGGGCGGCAAGGTGGAGTTCGAGGACTTTGCCCTCGATGCGCCGTATGACACCAGAAAGTACCAGAGCACGCACAACACGGGCGGCGCCATCATGGGTGACGACCCGAAGACCAGTGTGGTGAACAAATATCTTCAACACTGGGATGTGCACAACCTGTTTGTTTCCGGCGCAAGCGCTTTCCCGCAAAACGTGGGCTACAACCCGACGGCGCTGGTAGGGGCTTTGGCATATTTTTCTGCCTCCTATATCGTCGAAAAATATCTTCCCAAACCGGGCATGATGGTTTGA
- a CDS encoding cytochrome c: MRIVRNLVLLVILAAILVVGFFYFYKGNESTIKPTSKLSKEELILKGKYLARAGDCMACHTSDKGSFAGGVGLDSGTPVGLIYPSNITPDKETGIGHYSLRDFDNALRYGIKKSGESLYPAMPYPSFASVSSEDVEALYAYFMHEVKPVNNAVPGPSGSWPFTMNWPINAWRLLFAPDVTSMVAFKDDGDQLLRGAYLVGGLGHCGTCHTPRNDAMVQVVFSNDKEDRFLSGGGSLEGWNAVNLRGNNMAGLGRMSQEDLVQLLKTGRNNHSAVFGPMAEVVEDSLQHLTDRDITAIAAYLKSLTPSVPQGAVFQYQPATQEALSQGRVETPGALSFLNNCAGCHRTDGKGYAQTFPALAGNPSILNSNADSLISIILRGSQMPGTAGAPTQYAMLGYAWRLDDKEVTDLVNFVRNSWGNSARTVSQAEVASIRQKFVTPEMLKWQQSASNDVLVPNEQ; the protein is encoded by the coding sequence ATGAGGATCGTCAGGAACTTGGTTTTGTTAGTTATTTTGGCGGCCATCTTGGTTGTCGGTTTTTTTTATTTCTATAAAGGAAACGAGTCCACCATAAAGCCTACATCCAAGCTGTCCAAGGAAGAGCTGATTCTGAAGGGGAAGTACTTGGCGAGGGCCGGCGACTGTATGGCCTGTCACACCAGCGATAAAGGCAGCTTCGCCGGTGGTGTCGGTCTGGATTCAGGCACGCCCGTCGGCTTGATTTATCCGAGCAATATCACCCCTGACAAAGAGACCGGGATCGGGCATTACAGCCTGCGGGATTTCGACAATGCCTTGAGATATGGCATCAAGAAATCCGGGGAAAGCCTCTATCCGGCCATGCCTTATCCCTCCTTCGCATCGGTGTCGAGCGAGGACGTCGAGGCCCTCTATGCCTACTTCATGCATGAGGTGAAGCCGGTCAACAATGCTGTGCCTGGTCCATCCGGGTCATGGCCGTTCACCATGAACTGGCCCATCAATGCCTGGCGTTTGCTGTTTGCGCCGGATGTCACGTCCATGGTGGCGTTCAAGGATGATGGGGATCAGCTCTTGCGCGGCGCTTATCTGGTGGGCGGCCTCGGGCATTGCGGCACCTGTCACACGCCGAGAAATGACGCCATGGTCCAGGTGGTTTTTTCGAACGACAAGGAGGATCGGTTTCTGTCGGGAGGGGGATCGCTGGAAGGCTGGAATGCCGTCAACCTGCGGGGCAACAATATGGCTGGTCTCGGCCGGATGAGCCAGGAAGACCTGGTCCAGCTGTTGAAAACAGGCAGGAACAATCATTCCGCTGTGTTCGGCCCGATGGCAGAGGTGGTGGAGGACAGCCTTCAGCATCTGACGGACAGGGATATCACTGCCATAGCCGCCTACCTGAAGTCACTGACGCCCAGCGTTCCTCAAGGGGCGGTATTCCAGTACCAGCCCGCCACGCAAGAAGCGCTGTCGCAAGGCCGAGTGGAGACCCCTGGGGCGCTCTCTTTCCTGAACAACTGTGCGGGCTGCCATCGCACGGACGGCAAGGGCTATGCCCAAACCTTCCCGGCTCTGGCGGGCAATCCTTCCATCCTGAACAGTAATGCCGACTCCTTGATCAGCATTATTCTGCGTGGTAGCCAGATGCCCGGTACCGCTGGGGCGCCTACCCAGTATGCGATGCTTGGATACGCCTGGCGTTTGGATGACAAGGAAGTGACCGATCTCGTCAATTTTGTCCGCAATAGCTGGGGCAATAGCGCGAGGACCGTCAGCCAGGCGGAAGTGGCGTCGATCCGGCAGAAGTTCGTCACCCCCGAGATGCTGAAATGGCAGCAATCGGCGAGTAATGACGTCCTTGTTCCGAACGAGCAATAA